A genomic region of Papaver somniferum cultivar HN1 chromosome 7, ASM357369v1, whole genome shotgun sequence contains the following coding sequences:
- the LOC113298469 gene encoding proline-rich receptor-like protein kinase PERK8, with protein MASSPTVVPPISSPPTDPTTNSPPPTTVQPNATSDPPAPSTPSTPSAPPPQLPPTPIPGASPPIPGAPPPLPLSPPPIPLSPPPPSSTSPPPPDPLPPTSPPVLTPPPSSPPVVSPPPPPPVLSPPPPTESSPPTVPPSPPSTPPPQTISPSPPPPDVSSPPPSFPPPSANPPGNSPPASDNSPPPPPTNSPPPPSDPASPPPTNSPPKAPPPLSQPTPPTPFTPAPPSPPAPPSNSTGGGLLPNPSPKVPDSPPQASAGHKGSNSNTIVAIAVALGAVAIILFVVGFLYRKKRKQRNAGYRGGYVLPSPFDSSPRSDLSMFKSQSPVPLIGSGPSGAASDFTHSQPDPGGLSNSRALFTYEELLEVTDGFSDRNLLGEGGFGCVYKGNLADGREVAIKQLKIGGSQGEREFRAEVETISRVHHRHLVSLVGYCISDNQRLLIYDFVPNNTLYFHLHGENSAMDWATRLKVATGAARGIAYLHEYCHPRIIHRDIKSSNILLDNNFDALVSDFGLARLALDANTHVSTRVMGTFGYLAPEYASSGKLTEKSDVYSFGVVLLELISGRKPVDASQPLGDESLVEWARPLLSDALDKRDFDGLVDPKLKGNYVPTEMFRMVEAAATCVRHSATKRPSMGQVVRALECIDDDSDINNGMRAGQSEVFDSRQQSAEIRLFQRMAFGGQDYSTDFFSRGSYT; from the exons ATGGCTTCTTCTCCTACTGTGGTTCCACCAATTTCATCACCTCCTACAGATCCTACTACAAATTCACCACCACCCACTACAGTTCAACCAAATGCAACATCTGATCCACCAGCCCCTTCAACTCCATCCACACCTTCAGCGCCACCACCGCAATTGCCTCCTACTCCCATTCCCGGTGCATCTCCACCCATTCCTGGTGCACCTCCACCTTTACCCTTGTCGCCTCCACCCATACCATTGTCacctccaccaccatcatcaacatcaccaccaccacctgatCCATTGCCTCCAACTTCTCCACCTGTTCTCACTCCTCCACCATCTTCCCCTCCAGTTGTGtccccaccacctcctcctccagtactatcaccaccacctcccactgAAAGTTCACCTCCCACAGTTCCCCCTTCCCCGCCCTCCACACCACCTCCTCAAACAATTTctccttctccaccaccacctgATGTTTCCTCTCCTCCCCCTAGTTTTCCACCGCCATCAGCTAATCCACCTGGAAATTCACCTCCAGCATCTGATAAttcaccacctcctcctcctacCAATAGTCCACCTCCCCCATCTGATCCTGCATCTCCACCCCCCACAAATTCCCCTCCAAAAGCACCTCCACCACTTTCACAACCAACACCTCCTACTCCATTTACTCCCGCTCCTCCATCTCCTCCTGCTCCTCCTTCAAATTCTACAGGTGGGGGATTACTCCCAAATCCAAGTCCCAAAGTTCCTGATTCACCGCCACAAGCTTCTGCAGGTCATAAGGGAAGTAATTCAAATACCATAGTGGCTATTGCTGTCGCATTAGGCGCTGTTGCGATTATTCTCTTTGTCGTAGGCTTCCTGTACCGGAAGAAACGAAAGCAAAGAAATGCTGGATATCGTGGTGGCTACGTTTTGCCTTCTCCTTTCGATTCTTCCCCACGGTCGG ATCTATCTATGTTTAAATCCCAGTCTCCAGTTCCTCTAATAGGAAGTGGACCAAGTGGTGCAGCCAGTGATTTTACACATTCACAACCGGATCCTGGTGGATTAAGCAACTCAAGGGCATTGTTCACATATGAGGAACTGTTGGAAGTTACAGATGGGTTTTCAGATCGCAATCTTTTGGGAGAAGGCGGTTTCGGTTGTGTTTATAAAGGAAATTTAGCTGATGGAAGAGAAGTGGCTATAAAACAATTAAAGATTGGTGGTTCGCAGGGAGAACGTGAATTCAGAGCTGAAGTCGAGACGATTAGTCGCGTGCACCATCGTCATTTGGTTTCACTTGTAGGGTATTGCATATCTGATAACCAAAGACTGCTTATTTACGACTTTGTTCCAAACAATACCCTATATTTTCATCTCCATG GGGAAAATTCTGCGATGGATTGGGCAACTCGACTTAAAGTTGCCACTGGTGCAGCTCGTGGAATAGCTTACCTGCACGAATATT GTCATCCTCGGATAATACACAGGGATATCAAGTCATCGAACATTCTATTAGAtaataattttgatgctttg GTTTCAGATTTTGGGCTCGCAAGGTTGGCATTGGATGCTAACACACATGTTTCCACTCGTGTAATGGGAACCTTTGG ATACCTGGCTCCTGAATATGCATCTAGTGGGAAGTTGACTGAAAAGTCTGATGTGTACTCATTCGGGGTTGTGCTGCTAGAATTAATTTCCGGGCGCAAGCCTGTGGACGCGTCTCAACCTTTAGGAGACGAGAGCCTGGTTGAATGG GCTCGGCCATTACTTAGTGATGCACTTGACAAAAGAGACTTTGATGGATTGGTGGACCCAAAGCTCAAAGGAAACTATGTACCAACTGAGATGTTCCGGATGGTTGAAGCAGCTGCAACTTGTGTGCGGCATTCAGCTACGAAGAGACCTAGTATGGGTCAG GTGGTGAGGGCTTTAGAATGTATAGATGATGATTCAGATATAAACAATGGAATGAGGGCAGGCCAAAGTGAGGTGTTTGATTCAAGACAGCAG